A window from Azoarcus sp. DD4 encodes these proteins:
- a CDS encoding DMT family transporter: MKNTASSMQNGFFMPASRCFQMAIGFLFATTLFFTAFAIFVPLAPGMPEQGLDPSWQFGMAQALEQGLVFGRDIVFTYGPYASILTNRYLPSMDYLMVYSGAYLGFVFFMAAWLNFRNCNLILQLAFLFFFGATVYLKDHLYFLYPLLVGVGLYKSETSNKLDSDGVLNTSVIMALLFSAFGLLPLIKASNFISCAGIFFISAFMLTYRKKHLYALLICLSPILSMLIFWSVSGQPLSALPQYVISSIPIISGYTEAMAVNGSLHEVIAFLVAGLVTIFLLYDHNTEVFPLRLVMPLMFAFILFLSFKAGFVRHDVHATIAGCMIILSAILGATLLEPRGVAALIACSFAAWILIDASHLRTSTADMLSRLKSTYENAWNGTKVRIFEPGKFQELFVNQMAVLKARSHFPMLDGAADIYSYEQTILVASGNKWNPRPVFQSYSAYTPSLSELNKNHLINGPEYLIFKTQPIDGRLPALEDGASWPIILSDYKPNYSIDGYLFLRRGKPAGDVSQKLNGILKGSFRLGETIAVPRGGGVVFAEITLKRNFLGDVSNAFFKPGMLALNLTLKNGSTRKYRIVSGMAKSGFVISPLIEDTKDFSSVFANSSFSSEKEVASFSIEPTDLGALWNDDYQIRLFSLQYDRHHYERPTDIPDQAELVSEKKCDGYIDSVNGASPSGSEVPSDWLMGVNGWLSTSGADIKNSDKTYITLKNDQGRVWLIETQRASRPDVGAYFKQPHLNDSGFEVVADVSSLNGKFLMGLAYSYGNRLFVCQQFKINIQISANIL; encoded by the coding sequence ATGAAAAACACTGCTTCATCGATGCAAAATGGTTTTTTCATGCCCGCCAGCCGGTGCTTTCAAATGGCCATTGGCTTTTTATTTGCAACAACACTATTTTTTACGGCGTTTGCTATTTTTGTTCCATTGGCTCCGGGCATGCCCGAACAAGGGCTTGATCCTTCATGGCAATTCGGAATGGCCCAAGCATTAGAGCAAGGACTGGTATTTGGGAGGGATATTGTATTTACTTATGGGCCATACGCATCCATTTTAACAAACAGATATTTACCATCGATGGATTATTTGATGGTTTATTCTGGAGCCTATCTTGGATTTGTTTTTTTTATGGCGGCTTGGCTTAATTTTAGGAATTGCAATCTTATTCTTCAATTGGCCTTTTTATTTTTTTTTGGTGCGACTGTCTATTTAAAAGATCACCTATATTTTCTTTACCCCTTGCTGGTTGGTGTCGGTCTATATAAATCAGAGACTTCCAATAAACTTGATTCTGATGGTGTTTTAAACACATCAGTTATCATGGCCTTGCTGTTTTCGGCGTTTGGTCTTTTGCCGCTAATTAAAGCATCAAATTTTATTAGTTGCGCGGGGATTTTTTTTATCTCTGCATTCATGCTGACCTATAGAAAAAAACACCTTTACGCATTGCTCATCTGCCTGTCTCCAATATTGTCCATGCTGATTTTTTGGTCCGTTTCTGGCCAGCCTTTGAGCGCGCTGCCTCAATACGTTATCTCGTCAATTCCTATTATCAGTGGATACACGGAGGCAATGGCTGTAAATGGTAGTTTACACGAGGTTATTGCCTTCTTGGTTGCTGGACTTGTCACAATATTTCTTTTGTATGATCACAATACCGAGGTCTTTCCTCTAAGGCTGGTCATGCCTTTAATGTTTGCTTTTATTCTGTTTTTGTCTTTTAAGGCAGGATTCGTACGGCACGATGTGCACGCAACAATTGCAGGTTGCATGATTATTCTATCTGCCATACTAGGGGCCACTTTATTGGAGCCAAGAGGCGTGGCAGCACTAATTGCATGTTCTTTTGCAGCGTGGATTTTAATCGACGCATCACATCTAAGAACTAGTACTGCAGATATGTTGAGTCGCTTAAAGTCGACTTATGAGAATGCGTGGAATGGAACCAAGGTGCGGATATTCGAACCCGGAAAGTTTCAAGAGCTTTTTGTCAATCAGATGGCAGTACTTAAGGCGCGCAGCCATTTTCCGATGCTTGATGGCGCAGCGGATATATATTCTTACGAGCAAACCATTTTAGTTGCTTCTGGTAACAAATGGAACCCCCGTCCAGTTTTTCAAAGCTACTCGGCTTATACACCATCTTTGTCGGAGCTTAACAAAAATCACTTAATTAATGGTCCAGAATATTTGATCTTTAAAACTCAACCAATCGATGGTCGATTGCCTGCGCTCGAAGATGGCGCTAGCTGGCCAATCATCCTTTCCGATTACAAGCCAAATTATTCAATAGATGGCTACTTATTCCTTAGGCGCGGTAAGCCTGCAGGCGATGTTAGCCAGAAGCTTAATGGCATATTAAAAGGAAGTTTTCGACTTGGCGAGACGATTGCTGTTCCCCGAGGCGGTGGTGTTGTTTTCGCCGAAATTACCCTAAAGAGAAATTTTCTTGGTGATGTTAGTAACGCATTTTTTAAACCAGGAATGTTAGCGCTGAATTTGACCCTAAAAAACGGATCTACAAGAAAATATAGAATTGTTTCTGGCATGGCAAAGTCTGGTTTTGTCATTTCTCCATTAATTGAAGATACCAAAGATTTTAGTTCGGTTTTTGCTAATTCAAGTTTTTCGTCGGAAAAGGAAGTTGCTTCATTTTCTATCGAGCCGACGGATTTGGGTGCTCTATGGAATGACGATTATCAGATCAGACTATTCTCTTTGCAATATGATCGCCACCATTATGAGCGGCCCACAGACATCCCCGATCAGGCGGAACTAGTCAGTGAAAAAAAATGCGACGGCTATATTGATTCCGTAAACGGTGCCTCACCTTCTGGTTCTGAGGTGCCTTCTGATTGGCTTATGGGGGTTAATGGTTGGCTGTCAACTTCTGGGGCAGATATAAAAAACTCAGATAAGACCTATATTACTTTAAAAAATGACCAGGGAAGAGTTTGGCTAATAGAAACGCAGAGGGCGTCACGTCCGGATGTTGGTGCCTATTTTAAGCAACCTCATTTGAACGATTCCGGATTTGAGGTGGTTGCTGATGTTTCATCGTTGAATGGAAAATTCTTGATGGGCTTGGCGTATTCATATGGAAATCGCTTATTCGTATGCCAACAATTCAAGATTAACATCCAAATTTCTGCAAATATATTATGA
- a CDS encoding NAD(P)-dependent oxidoreductase, whose translation MKNQKIVLPGGAGLVGQNLVARLKENGYTNIIVLDKHRSNLEVLKRLQPDITVKYVDLAEHGDWLQHFVGADVVVMLQAQIGGNEYQEFVRNNIDSTRLILEAIKANDVPYLVHISSSVVESVADDFYTNTKKDQEKMVLESGLACPVLRPTLMFGWFDRKHLGWLSRFMKKVPVFPIPGHGRYMRQPLYVGDFANIIISCIENRVRDGVYNISGHEKVDYIDMIREIKRATRAKTLIMRIPYSLFYALLWVWGLFDKNPPFTTQQLAALSAKDEFEVIDWPGIFGVPYTPFKAALDETFNDPRYSGVVLEF comes from the coding sequence ATGAAAAATCAAAAAATTGTTTTGCCAGGCGGAGCAGGTCTTGTCGGCCAAAACTTAGTCGCACGTTTGAAAGAAAATGGTTACACCAATATCATTGTTCTCGATAAACATCGTTCCAATCTTGAAGTGCTAAAACGGTTACAACCTGATATCACTGTTAAATATGTTGACCTTGCCGAACACGGTGACTGGCTACAGCACTTTGTGGGCGCAGATGTGGTTGTGATGCTGCAAGCGCAGATTGGGGGTAACGAATATCAGGAGTTTGTGCGTAACAATATTGATTCAACCCGGCTGATTCTGGAGGCAATCAAGGCTAATGATGTGCCTTATTTGGTACACATCAGTTCTTCAGTGGTGGAGTCGGTCGCGGATGATTTCTATACCAACACCAAGAAAGACCAGGAAAAGATGGTGTTGGAAAGCGGACTCGCATGCCCCGTGCTACGCCCGACATTGATGTTTGGTTGGTTCGACCGCAAACATCTGGGGTGGCTGTCCCGATTCATGAAGAAGGTCCCGGTGTTCCCTATCCCGGGGCACGGGCGTTACATGCGTCAGCCACTGTATGTCGGTGATTTTGCCAACATCATCATTAGCTGCATTGAGAATCGCGTTCGCGATGGCGTCTACAACATCTCCGGTCATGAGAAGGTTGACTATATCGACATGATTCGAGAGATCAAGCGGGCGACCCGCGCAAAGACTTTGATCATGCGTATTCCGTATTCACTTTTTTATGCATTGTTATGGGTGTGGGGGTTATTTGACAAGAACCCACCTTTTACTACCCAGCAACTGGCCGCTTTGAGTGCAAAGGATGAATTTGAGGTGATCGATTGGCCGGGTATTTTCGGTGTTCCGTACACGCCATTCAAGGCTGCCTTGGATGAGACATTCAATGATCCGCGTTACAGCGGCGTCGTACTGGAGTTTTGA
- a CDS encoding SDR family NAD(P)-dependent oxidoreductase — protein sequence MNNKKRIAIIGATSAIAEHCARLWLAKQPADLTLVGRDTQRIERVATDLKVRSPRSEIRVVQAEFLDPEAINATVRDIVKSGRVDIVLVAHGSLPDQTECQNDLQSCRDALEINGISPVLYAEAFAKEMEKVNHGTIALIGSVAGDRGRKSNYVYGAAKGLVTRYAQGLQHRFAGTGVKVVLIKPGPTDTPMTAHIKAAGAKLARVDKVAADIVHGIAIEQQVIYTPRIWQIVMMIVRHLPDFIFKKLAI from the coding sequence ATGAACAACAAGAAAAGAATCGCCATCATTGGCGCTACCTCGGCAATCGCCGAGCACTGCGCCAGGCTCTGGCTGGCAAAGCAGCCGGCCGACCTAACACTGGTGGGCCGCGATACCCAGCGCATTGAGCGGGTTGCAACAGACCTGAAGGTCCGTAGCCCGCGATCCGAGATTCGGGTCGTCCAGGCTGAGTTTCTGGACCCCGAAGCCATAAACGCCACGGTTCGAGATATCGTCAAATCGGGGCGCGTTGATATCGTCCTGGTTGCGCATGGATCGCTGCCCGACCAAACCGAGTGCCAGAACGACCTTCAGTCTTGCCGCGACGCATTGGAGATCAACGGGATATCACCCGTTCTCTACGCCGAGGCCTTTGCCAAAGAAATGGAAAAAGTCAACCACGGCACCATAGCCCTGATTGGCTCGGTAGCCGGTGACAGGGGACGCAAGTCCAACTATGTGTACGGAGCAGCCAAAGGACTGGTTACGCGCTACGCCCAAGGCTTGCAGCATCGTTTCGCGGGTACTGGTGTAAAGGTGGTGCTGATAAAGCCAGGCCCAACCGATACCCCGATGACGGCGCACATTAAAGCAGCTGGTGCAAAATTGGCAAGAGTAGATAAAGTGGCTGCGGATATTGTTCATGGCATAGCAATTGAGCAACAAGTTATCTATACACCGAGGATCTGGCAAATTGTAATGATGATAGTTCGGCATCTGCCGGATTTTATATTCAAAAAACTCGCAATATGA